Proteins from a single region of Primulina tabacum isolate GXHZ01 chromosome 5, ASM2559414v2, whole genome shotgun sequence:
- the LOC142545928 gene encoding synaptotagmin-2-like isoform X1, whose translation MNSKRKPLHVDLNGALNAKTDQEIYVSFIALLTPRITEKRSEEIDPQIRPLIEKDSKSLQKLLPEIPLWIKNPDYDRIDWLNKFIGYMWPYLDKAICKMAKKIVEPIIAEQIPKYKIDSVDFETLTLGCLPPTFQGMKVYSTEEKELIMELGLKWAANPNILVAVKAFGLRATVQVLDLQVFASPRITLKPLVPSFPCFANIHVSLMEKPHVDFGVKLLGADAMSIPGAYRFVQELIKDQVANMYLWPKRLEVQIMDPSKAMKKPVGILDVKVVRALKLKKKDLLGASDPYVKINLTEEKLPSKKTTVKHKNLNPEWNEQFTFVVKDPESQVLELTVYDWEQVGLHEKMGLNIIPLKELTPEEPKTMTLDLLKNLNPDDVQNEKLRGQLVIEVNYKSLKDSELPTNLADSNSVQKAPEGTPEGGGLLVIIVHEAQDLEGKNHTNPSARLLFRGEERKTKAVKRNRDPRWEEEFQFMLDEPPTNDRIHVEVVSTSKRMALLQPKETLGYVDIYLSDVVNNKRINERYHLINSKNGRIQIEMQWRTAS comes from the exons ATGAATAGTAAGAGGAAGCCGTTACATGTGGATCTAAATGGGGCGTTAAATGCGAAGACCGATCAAGAAATTTATGTTTCTTTTATCGCTCTATTGACTCCTCGCATCACCGAAAAAAGGAGTGAAGAAATT GATCCCCAAATTCGTCCACTGATAGAAAAAGATTCTAAAAGTCTCCAGAAGCTGCTCCCAGAAATACCTCTTTGGATCAAAAATCCTGATTACGATAGA ATCGATTGGCTGAACAAATTTATAGGATATATGTGGCCTTATTTAGACAAG GCAATCTGCAAGATGGCGAAGAAAATAGTTGAACCCATTATAGCCGAGCAAATCCCAAAATACAAAATCGATTCTGTGGATTTTGAAACACTAACTTTGGGCTGTCTTCCGCCTACTTTTCAAG GAATGAAAGTATATAGCACTGAGGAAAAGGAATTGATTATGGAACTAGGCTTGAAATGGGCTGCGAACCCTAACATCCTGGTTGCTGTCAAGGCATTTGGATTGAGAGCTACTGTCCAG GTGCTTGACCTGCAAGTATTTGCTTCTCCACGAATCACGTTAAAGCCACTGGTTCCAAGCTTTCCTTGTTTCGCAAATATTCACGTTTCTCTAATGGAGAAG CCTCACGTTGATTTTGGAGTAAAGCTGCTAGGTGCTGATGCTATGTCCATCCCTGGGGCATACAGGTTTGTACAG GAACTTATCAAAGATCAGGTTGCAAATATGTATTTATGGCCTAAAAGACTCGAAGTTCAGATAATGGATCCCTCAAA AGCGATGAAGAAACCAGTCGGGATTCTCGACGTGAAAGTTGTCAGAGCCCTGAAGCTCAAGAAGAAGGATCTCTTAGGGGCATCTGACCCTTATGTTAAGATAAATCTTACCGAAGAGAAACTTCCGTCCAAGAAAACAACAGTAAAACATAAGAACCTGAACCCTGAATGGAATGAGCAATTCACTTTTGTTGTAAAGGATCCTGAATCTCAAGTTTTAGAGCTTACTGTTTACGACTGGGAACAG GTTGGTTTGCATGAGAAGATGGGATTGAATATAATACCATTGAAAGAGCTCACACCTGAGGAGCCAAAGACTATGACTCTTGATCTTCTTAAAAACCTGAATCCAGACGATGTTCAGAATGAGAAATTGAGAGGACAACTTGTTATTGAAGTCAATTACAAATCTTTAAAGGATTCAGAGTTGCCAACCAATCTTGCAGATTCAAATTCAGTTCAAAAGGCTCCTGAAGGGACCCCTGAAGGTGGCGGTCTGCTCGTTATCATAGTACATGAAGCTCAAGATTTGGAAGGAAAAAACCATACAAATCCATCTGCACGTCTACTATTTAGAGGGGAGGAGAGAAAAACAAAG GCTGTGAAGAGGAACAGAGATCCAAGATGGGAAGAGGAGTTTCAGTTCATGCTGGATGAGCCTCCCACAAATGACAGGATTCACGTTGAAGTTGTCAGCACGTCGAAAAGAATGGCTCTACTACAACCTAAG GAGACGTTGGGTTATGTGGATATATACTTGTCCGATGTTGTTAACAACAAGCGAATCAATGAGAGGTACCACCTCATCAACTCGAAAAATGGCAGGATCCAGATTGAAATGCAGTGGAGAACTGCATCTTGA
- the LOC142545928 gene encoding synaptotagmin-2-like isoform X2, with translation MGIISTIMGVFGFGFGITVGLVVGYFLFIYYQPSDVKDPQIRPLIEKDSKSLQKLLPEIPLWIKNPDYDRIDWLNKFIGYMWPYLDKAICKMAKKIVEPIIAEQIPKYKIDSVDFETLTLGCLPPTFQGMKVYSTEEKELIMELGLKWAANPNILVAVKAFGLRATVQVLDLQVFASPRITLKPLVPSFPCFANIHVSLMEKPHVDFGVKLLGADAMSIPGAYRFVQELIKDQVANMYLWPKRLEVQIMDPSKAMKKPVGILDVKVVRALKLKKKDLLGASDPYVKINLTEEKLPSKKTTVKHKNLNPEWNEQFTFVVKDPESQVLELTVYDWEQVGLHEKMGLNIIPLKELTPEEPKTMTLDLLKNLNPDDVQNEKLRGQLVIEVNYKSLKDSELPTNLADSNSVQKAPEGTPEGGGLLVIIVHEAQDLEGKNHTNPSARLLFRGEERKTKAVKRNRDPRWEEEFQFMLDEPPTNDRIHVEVVSTSKRMALLQPKETLGYVDIYLSDVVNNKRINERYHLINSKNGRIQIEMQWRTAS, from the exons ATGGGTATTATTAGCACGATAATGGGTGTTTTCGGATTTGGTTTCGGGATCACAGTTGGGCTTGTGGTGGGATACTTTTTGTTCATATACTATCAGCCGAGTGATGTCAAG GATCCCCAAATTCGTCCACTGATAGAAAAAGATTCTAAAAGTCTCCAGAAGCTGCTCCCAGAAATACCTCTTTGGATCAAAAATCCTGATTACGATAGA ATCGATTGGCTGAACAAATTTATAGGATATATGTGGCCTTATTTAGACAAG GCAATCTGCAAGATGGCGAAGAAAATAGTTGAACCCATTATAGCCGAGCAAATCCCAAAATACAAAATCGATTCTGTGGATTTTGAAACACTAACTTTGGGCTGTCTTCCGCCTACTTTTCAAG GAATGAAAGTATATAGCACTGAGGAAAAGGAATTGATTATGGAACTAGGCTTGAAATGGGCTGCGAACCCTAACATCCTGGTTGCTGTCAAGGCATTTGGATTGAGAGCTACTGTCCAG GTGCTTGACCTGCAAGTATTTGCTTCTCCACGAATCACGTTAAAGCCACTGGTTCCAAGCTTTCCTTGTTTCGCAAATATTCACGTTTCTCTAATGGAGAAG CCTCACGTTGATTTTGGAGTAAAGCTGCTAGGTGCTGATGCTATGTCCATCCCTGGGGCATACAGGTTTGTACAG GAACTTATCAAAGATCAGGTTGCAAATATGTATTTATGGCCTAAAAGACTCGAAGTTCAGATAATGGATCCCTCAAA AGCGATGAAGAAACCAGTCGGGATTCTCGACGTGAAAGTTGTCAGAGCCCTGAAGCTCAAGAAGAAGGATCTCTTAGGGGCATCTGACCCTTATGTTAAGATAAATCTTACCGAAGAGAAACTTCCGTCCAAGAAAACAACAGTAAAACATAAGAACCTGAACCCTGAATGGAATGAGCAATTCACTTTTGTTGTAAAGGATCCTGAATCTCAAGTTTTAGAGCTTACTGTTTACGACTGGGAACAG GTTGGTTTGCATGAGAAGATGGGATTGAATATAATACCATTGAAAGAGCTCACACCTGAGGAGCCAAAGACTATGACTCTTGATCTTCTTAAAAACCTGAATCCAGACGATGTTCAGAATGAGAAATTGAGAGGACAACTTGTTATTGAAGTCAATTACAAATCTTTAAAGGATTCAGAGTTGCCAACCAATCTTGCAGATTCAAATTCAGTTCAAAAGGCTCCTGAAGGGACCCCTGAAGGTGGCGGTCTGCTCGTTATCATAGTACATGAAGCTCAAGATTTGGAAGGAAAAAACCATACAAATCCATCTGCACGTCTACTATTTAGAGGGGAGGAGAGAAAAACAAAG GCTGTGAAGAGGAACAGAGATCCAAGATGGGAAGAGGAGTTTCAGTTCATGCTGGATGAGCCTCCCACAAATGACAGGATTCACGTTGAAGTTGTCAGCACGTCGAAAAGAATGGCTCTACTACAACCTAAG GAGACGTTGGGTTATGTGGATATATACTTGTCCGATGTTGTTAACAACAAGCGAATCAATGAGAGGTACCACCTCATCAACTCGAAAAATGGCAGGATCCAGATTGAAATGCAGTGGAGAACTGCATCTTGA